The following proteins come from a genomic window of Pleuronectes platessa chromosome 2, fPlePla1.1, whole genome shotgun sequence:
- the cdk18 gene encoding LOW QUALITY PROTEIN: cyclin-dependent kinase 18 (The sequence of the model RefSeq protein was modified relative to this genomic sequence to represent the inferred CDS: inserted 2 bases in 2 codons; deleted 1 base in 1 codon; substituted 1 base at 1 genomic stop codon) yields the protein MNKMKNFKRRFSLSVPRTETIEENEFTEQINQLNIQHTQGLTPDRLGPPSHDASPMSPEPTTPGAQSPSELHYNSKAQHRRFSMEDVSKRMSLPMDIRLPPEFLQKLQLESENSPLCKPLSRTSRRASLSDIGFGKLETYVKLGKLGEGTYATVFKGRSKLTENLVALKEIRLEHEEGAPCTAIREVSLLKNLKHANIVTLHDIIHTDRCLTLVFEYLDSDLKQYLDNCGNLMSMNNVKIFMFQLMRGLSYCHKRKILHRDLKPQXLLINDKGELKLADFGLARAKSXPTKTYSNEVVTLWYRPPDVLLGSTEYSTPIDMWXDLLSALLLYNTRSRMSSEASLRHPLTSRLWGITYTIWADTGSVFSLREVQLQKDPGHRTSVFQPLTRGKNRRQSIF from the exons ATGAACAAGATGAAGAACTTTAAGAGACGTTTCTCTCTATCTGTTCCTCGCACCGAGACCATTGAGGAGAATGAATTCACTGAGCAGATCAACCAGCTCAACATTCAGCACACTCAGG GTTTGACTCCCGACAGACTGGGTCCTCCCTCTCATGATGCCAGTCCCATGAGCCCTGAACCCACCACACCAGGAGCTCAGTCTCCCTCCGAACTCCACTACAACAGCAAGGCCCAGCACAGACGTTTCTCCATGGAG GATGTCAGTAAGCGCATGTCCCTGCCAATGGACATCCGCCTGCCTCCAGAGTTTCTGCAGAAACTGCAGCTGGAGAGTGAAAACTCACCGCTCTGCAAACCTCTCAGTCGCACGTCTCGACGCGCTTCACTG TCTGATATAGGCTTTGGGAAACTAGAGACATACGTGAAGCTCGGCAAATTGGGTGAG gggaCGTATGCCACAGTGTTCAAAGGGCGAAGCAAATTAACAGAGAACTtggtggcgttgaaggagattCGACTGGAGCACGAGGAGGGAGCACCATGCACGGCTATCAGAGAGG TGTCTCTACTGAAGAACCTGAAGCATGCCAACATCGTCACGCTGCATGACATCATCCACACGGACCGCTGCCTCACGCTGGTGTTTGAGTATCTT GACAGTGACCTTAAACAGTACTTGGACAACTGCGGGAATCTCATGAGCATGAACAACGTCAAG ATCTTTATGTTCCAGCTGATGCGTGGCCTGTCCTACTGCCACAAGAGGAAAATCCTGCACAGAGACCTAAAGCCTC ACCTGCTCATCAACGATAAGGGCGAGCTCAAACTGGCTGACTTCG GTCTGGCCAGGGCCAAGT GTCCCACTAAGACCTACTCCAATGAGGTGGTCACTCTGTGGTACAGGCCCCCTGACGTGCTCCTGGGCTCTACAGAATACTCCACACCCATCGACATGTGGTGA GACCTGctgtctgctctgctgctg TACAACACCAGGAGCAGAATGTCATCTGAAGCTTCTCTGCGACACCCCCTAACTTCCAGACTCTGGGGGATAACATACACAATTTGGGCAGACA CTGGCTCAGTGTTTTCCCTCAGAGAggtgcagctccagaag gaccCAGGCCACCGCACTTCTGTGTTTCAGCCTTTAA CTCGAGGAAAGAACAGAAGACAAAGCATCTTCTAG